The following coding sequences lie in one Apium graveolens cultivar Ventura chromosome 1, ASM990537v1, whole genome shotgun sequence genomic window:
- the LOC141666478 gene encoding COP9 signalosome complex subunit 8, which yields MDYTALTEAMTSKSYDKVAEICNDLLLQGAAEGFAYNEDWPFAIHLLGLIYIDDINSARFVWKNVPRVVKENRPEVSAAWKIGQRLWTRDYAGVYEAIREFNGSPEAQAFVDSFSEVYTKRMFQLLLSAYSTISIQDTALFLGMNEEDATNYVLQHGWNVDPASAIFTVKKHAIITEQKLDPSKLQRLTEYVFHLEH from the exons ATGGATTACACGGCGTTAACAGAAGCTATGACCTCCAAATCGTACGACAAGGTCGCCGAGATATGCAATGATCTTCTGCTCCAG GGCGCTGCTGAAGGTTTTGCTTATAACGAAGACTGGCCCTTCGCAATTCATCTCCTCGGCCTCATCTATATTGATGATAT TAATAGTGCTAGATTTGTGTGGAAGAACGTGCCTAGAGTGGTTAAAGAGAATAGGCCTGAAGTGAGTGCTGCTTGGAAAATCGGCCAGCGTTTGTGGACTAGGGATTATGCTGGTGTTTACGAGGCTATTCGTGAGTTTAATGGGAGTCCTGAAGCTCAGGCTTTTGTTGATTCCTTCTCAG AAGTTTACACCAAAAGGATGTTTCAGCTCCTGCTTTCTGCCTATTCCACCATAAGCATTCAAGACACAGCACTCTTCCTTGGAATGAATGAGGAAGATGCTACCAACT ACGTCTTGCAACATGGTTGGAATGTTGACCCTGCTTCTGCAATTTTTACGGTGAAGAAACATGCAATCATTACTGAACAGAAACTAGATCCCAGCAAATTGCAACGCCTTACAGAATATGTGTTCCATCTTGAGCATTAA